The Sphingopyxis sp. TUF1 genome segment CCGATGCGGTCCCAGCGCGCCGCCGTGAACCAGCTGATCGGGTTGATCCAGCTTGCCGAGCCGTCGGTCGAGAACATGCCGACGAGCGCGTGGCCGACTAGATTCTCTTCGGGAACCAGGCCGATGCCCTGATTTTCCATCGCCGGAAAGCGGCTGTCGGCGCTGCGGTCGCGGTTGTCGCCCATCAGGAACAAATGACCCTCGGGCACGACGACGAGCGGCGTATTGTCTTCGGCGATCGTCGTGATGTCGAGGATCGCATAGCTTTTGCCGTTCGGCAGCGTCTCGCGATATTGCGGATACCGGCATTGGCGCTGGCCGTCGGACCCAACCTCCTCAAACTCCATCGCATAGCAGGGCAGCGTGCCCGTCGCGCGCGACGCCTCGACCATGTTTGGCGTGACCGGGATCACGAAGTCGGGCATCGCCTCACGCTGAAGCGGCTTGCCGTTCAACCAGACGATGCCGTCGCGTACCTGCACGCTGTCGCCGGGCAGGCCGATGACGCGCTTGATATAATCATTGTCGGCGGCGGGCGGCGCCTTGAAAACCACGACATCGCCGCGTTCGGGCGTGCGCGGGAAAATCCGGCCTGGAATCAACGGCAAGCTGAACGGCAGGCTGTATTTCGAATAGCCATAGGCCATCTTGTTCACGAGCAGATAGTCGCCGATGAGTAGCCGCGGCTGCATCGATTCCGACGGAATGTTGAAGGGCGACAGGAAAAAGCTGCGGAACACCAGCACCGCGATGGCGAGGAGCGCGAGGAAGCGGACGGTATCGACCGCCTCTTCTTTCGCCGACACGGGCGCGGGCGTCGGAGCGGACGATGAGGGCGATTTATCGGCGGTAAAGCTGGCTTCGGTCATGTCTCGGCATTGGCGATGAATAGGATGCCACGTCAAGCAAATATCGGCGGATCACGCTGGCGCGCCGCGGGCAGCGGGCTTAGAGAAGGGGCGACATCTCACCCCGGTTCGCTCCAAACGAACGGAAAACCAAGGACGCTGTTATGCCCACCGCTTCCGACGCCTGGCAGGCCCTTGCCGGCTGGCAACCGCAGAAGCTGACCGACCTGGTCGCCGCCGATCCCCAGGCGCGTTTGCAGGCGCTGGTCCGCAATGTCGCCGACATCCGCTTCGACTTTGCCAAGACGCACCTCGACGATGCCGCGATCGCGATCCTCTCCGACCTTGCCGATGCGCAGGATTTCGGCGGGCGGCGCAAGACACTCTTTTCGGGCGGCATTGCCAATCCGACCGAAAACCGCGCCGCCGAGCATAGCGCCGAGCGTGGCGACGGCGCGCCCGAGTCGGTCCACGTCGCGCAAGCGCTGCATCAAAGAATGCGGATGATGATCGACGCGATCGAGGCAGGGGCGTTCGGCGAGATCCGCCACCTTTTGCACATTGGCATCGGCGGGTCGGCGCTCGGCCCCGACCTGCTCGTCGATGCGCTCGGCCGCCACAGCGACCGCTATGACGTTGCGGTCGTCTCGAACGTCGATGGCGCCGCGCTTGACGAAGCCTTTGCGAAGTTCAGCCCCGAACATACGCTGGTTGCCGTTGCGTCCAAGACTTTCACCACCACCGAAACCCTGCTCAATGCCAATTCGGCGCTGCAATGGCTGGACGAGGCGGGCGTGGCCGACCCACTCGGCCGTTTCATCGCGCTGACCGCCATGCCCGACCGTGCGATCGAATGGGGGATCGACGAAACGCGCATCCTGCCGTTCAGCGAGACGGTCGGCGGGCGCTATTCGCTCTGGTCGTCGATCGGCTTTCCCGCCGCGCTTGCGCTGGGCTGGGATGCCTTTGCCGATCTGCTCGAGGGCGCGGCCGAAATGGATCGCCATTTCCGCCTCGCCGACGGCGCCGACAATATCTGCCTGCTCGCCGCTTTCGCCGACCAGATCTATGCCAATCGCCTCGAATGTCAGACGCGTGCAGTATTCGCTTATGACGAGCGGTTGCGGCTGCTTCCCGACTATCTGCAACAGCTCGAAATGGAATCGAACGGCAAGGCGGTGACGCTGGACGGCGAACCGCTTGCGCAGCAAAGCGCGCCGATCACCTGGGGCGGCGTCGGCACCGATGCGCAGCACGCGGTGTTCCAGCTGCTCCATCAGGGCACGCATCGGGTGCCGGTCGAGTTCGTCGTCGCACGCGAGCCCGACCATCTGCTCGACGACGCGCACCACGAGACGCTCGTCGCCAATTGCATCGCGCAGGGCGCGGCGCTGATGACCGGGCGGGCGAGCGAGGACGGCGCGCGCGCCTATCCCGGCGACCGGCCCTCGACGACGATCCTGCTCGATCAGGTCAGTCCGCGCAGCCTGGGTGCGCTAATCGCCTTTTACGAACATCGCGTCTTTGCCAATGCCGTGCTGCTCGGCATCAACCCGTTCGACCAGTTCGGTGTCGAGCTGGGCAAGGAGATGGCGAAGGGGCTTGCCGAAGGGACGATCGACTTCGATCCGGCGAC includes the following:
- the pgi gene encoding glucose-6-phosphate isomerase yields the protein MPTASDAWQALAGWQPQKLTDLVAADPQARLQALVRNVADIRFDFAKTHLDDAAIAILSDLADAQDFGGRRKTLFSGGIANPTENRAAEHSAERGDGAPESVHVAQALHQRMRMMIDAIEAGAFGEIRHLLHIGIGGSALGPDLLVDALGRHSDRYDVAVVSNVDGAALDEAFAKFSPEHTLVAVASKTFTTTETLLNANSALQWLDEAGVADPLGRFIALTAMPDRAIEWGIDETRILPFSETVGGRYSLWSSIGFPAALALGWDAFADLLEGAAEMDRHFRLADGADNICLLAAFADQIYANRLECQTRAVFAYDERLRLLPDYLQQLEMESNGKAVTLDGEPLAQQSAPITWGGVGTDAQHAVFQLLHQGTHRVPVEFVVAREPDHLLDDAHHETLVANCIAQGAALMTGRASEDGARAYPGDRPSTTILLDQVSPRSLGALIAFYEHRVFANAVLLGINPFDQFGVELGKEMAKGLAEGTIDFDPATQALLKAALGD
- the lepB gene encoding signal peptidase I is translated as MSAKEEAVDTVRFLALLAIAVLVFRSFFLSPFNIPSESMQPRLLIGDYLLVNKMAYGYSKYSLPFSLPLIPGRIFPRTPERGDVVVFKAPPAADNDYIKRVIGLPGDSVQVRDGIVWLNGKPLQREAMPDFVIPVTPNMVEASRATGTLPCYAMEFEEVGSDGQRQCRYPQYRETLPNGKSYAILDITTIAEDNTPLVVVPEGHLFLMGDNRDRSADSRFPAMENQGIGLVPEENLVGHALVGMFSTDGSASWINPISWFTAARWDRIGDGF